One Streptomyces drozdowiczii DNA segment encodes these proteins:
- a CDS encoding TetR/AcrR family transcriptional regulator translates to MPLTPKGAATKQRIVEGAAAAIRRQGVFALTLDDVLAFTSTSKSQLFHYFPGGKDELMLAVAHHEADRVIGDQQPELGALTSWPAWLSWRDKVVARYREQGRECPLDIAVSRIGPASAGAQAVATELLERWQDALAAGIRHMQSIGEIDADRDADRSAAALLAGIQGGVVILLSTGSLGHLEAALDQGIDDLRRRKQEAVKGHGC, encoded by the coding sequence GTGCCGCTGACCCCCAAGGGCGCCGCGACGAAACAGCGCATTGTCGAGGGCGCCGCCGCGGCGATCCGGCGGCAGGGTGTGTTCGCGCTGACGCTGGACGACGTCCTGGCGTTTACGTCGACCAGCAAGAGCCAGCTGTTCCACTACTTCCCCGGCGGGAAGGACGAGTTGATGCTGGCCGTCGCCCACCACGAGGCCGACCGGGTGATCGGCGACCAGCAGCCCGAGCTGGGCGCCCTGACCTCGTGGCCGGCCTGGCTGAGCTGGCGCGACAAGGTCGTCGCGCGCTACCGCGAGCAGGGCCGGGAGTGTCCGCTCGACATCGCGGTCTCCCGGATCGGACCGGCCTCGGCGGGCGCGCAGGCCGTCGCCACCGAGCTGCTGGAACGCTGGCAGGACGCGCTGGCCGCCGGAATCCGGCACATGCAGTCGATCGGGGAGATCGACGCCGACCGGGACGCGGACCGCTCGGCGGCGGCCCTGCTGGCCGGGATCCAGGGAGGTGTGGTGATCCTGCTGTCCACTGGCAGTCTGGGACACCTGGAGGCGGCCCTGGACCAAGGCATCGATGATCTGCGCCGCCGGAAACAAGAAGCCGTGAAGGGGCACGGCTGCTAA
- the abc-f gene encoding ribosomal protection-like ABC-F family protein yields MSDASLICSNLSFSWPDDTPVFSGLSFSVGTGRTGLVAPNGSGKSTLLRLLAGELRPNAGSVTVDGTLGYLPQSLPLTGDLSVSEVLGVDAVIRALDAVESGDVDEKHFAVIGDDWDIEERTRAQLDRLGLDGIALDRGIGTLSGGQVVSLGLAAQLLKRPDVLLLDEPTNNLDLDARHRLYDTLESWNGTLLLVSHDRALLDRMDRIAELGTSELRLYGGNFTAYEEAVRAEQEVAEKNVRNAEQELKREKREMQQARERAERRASNAARNLKNAGLPRIFAGNMKRGAQEAAGKSGQTHASRVGEAQARLDEAGRAVRDEQRITLDLPDTDVPAGRTVLLAERLRVRLGGREQFSGEGVDLTIRGPERIALTGPNGAGKSTLLRLVNGDLEPDGGSVRRADGRIAYLSQRLDLLDLGRTVAENFAAYAPHREEAERMNLLARFLFRGDRAHLPVGVLSGGERLRATLACVLCAEPAPQLLLLDEPTNNLDLVSAGQLESALASYRGAFMVVSHDERFLERIGVGRWLRLADGELRETGGPEA; encoded by the coding sequence ATGTCCGACGCATCCCTCATCTGCTCGAACCTTTCCTTCTCCTGGCCGGACGACACCCCTGTCTTCTCCGGCCTCTCCTTCAGTGTGGGCACCGGCCGCACCGGTCTCGTCGCCCCCAACGGCTCCGGGAAGAGCACGCTGCTCAGGCTGCTGGCCGGTGAACTCCGCCCCAACGCCGGTTCCGTCACTGTCGACGGCACGCTCGGCTACCTCCCGCAGAGCCTCCCCCTCACCGGTGACCTGTCGGTCTCCGAGGTCCTGGGCGTCGACGCCGTGATCCGCGCGCTGGACGCCGTGGAGTCCGGTGACGTGGACGAGAAGCACTTCGCGGTCATCGGCGACGACTGGGACATCGAGGAGCGCACCCGCGCCCAGCTCGACCGGCTCGGCCTGGACGGCATCGCCCTGGACCGCGGCATCGGCACGCTCAGCGGAGGCCAGGTCGTCTCGCTCGGGCTTGCGGCCCAGCTACTGAAGCGGCCGGACGTCCTGCTCCTCGACGAGCCGACGAACAACCTCGATCTCGACGCACGGCACCGCCTCTACGACACGCTGGAGTCGTGGAACGGCACCCTGCTGCTCGTCAGCCACGACCGCGCGCTCCTGGACCGCATGGACCGCATCGCGGAACTCGGCACCTCCGAACTGCGGCTGTACGGGGGCAACTTCACGGCGTACGAGGAAGCCGTGCGGGCCGAGCAGGAGGTGGCCGAGAAGAACGTCCGCAACGCCGAACAGGAGTTGAAGCGGGAGAAGCGCGAGATGCAGCAGGCCCGCGAGCGGGCTGAGCGGCGCGCGAGCAACGCGGCCCGCAACCTCAAGAACGCCGGGCTGCCCCGCATCTTCGCCGGGAACATGAAGCGCGGCGCCCAGGAGGCCGCCGGCAAGTCCGGCCAGACGCACGCCTCCCGGGTCGGCGAGGCGCAGGCCCGCCTGGACGAGGCGGGGCGAGCGGTACGCGACGAGCAGCGCATCACGCTCGACCTGCCGGACACCGATGTGCCCGCCGGTCGTACCGTGCTCCTCGCCGAGCGGCTTCGGGTGCGCCTCGGCGGCCGGGAGCAGTTCTCCGGCGAGGGCGTCGACCTGACGATCCGGGGCCCCGAACGCATCGCCTTGACCGGGCCCAACGGCGCCGGCAAGAGCACCCTGCTGCGGCTGGTCAACGGGGACCTGGAGCCGGACGGCGGGTCGGTCAGGCGCGCCGACGGGCGGATCGCGTACCTCTCGCAACGGCTCGACCTGCTCGACCTCGGGCGCACGGTGGCGGAGAACTTCGCCGCGTACGCCCCGCACCGGGAGGAGGCCGAGCGGATGAACCTGCTCGCGCGCTTCCTCTTCCGCGGCGACCGCGCCCATCTGCCGGTCGGCGTGCTGTCGGGCGGCGAGCGGCTGCGGGCCACGCTGGCCTGTGTGCTGTGCGCGGAGCCGGCCCCGCAGCTGCTGCTCCTGGACGAGCCGACGAACAACCTGGACCTGGTGAGCGCGGGCCAGCTGGAGAGCGCGCTCGCTTCGTACCGGGGGGCGTTCATGGTGGTCAGCCACGACGAACGGTTCCTGGAACGGATCGGCGTGGGCAGGTGGTTGCGGCTGGCGGACGGGGAGCTGCGCGAGACGGGGGGACCGGAAGCATGA
- a CDS encoding ABC-F family ATP-binding cassette domain-containing protein, producing MSRALLAHDLVRVLGTKRVLDGVSLTASPGERIGLIGENGVGKSTLLRLLAGVDEPDAGEVVRPADVGFLHQEMPFDADSTIAGVLDDALREARADLAELDRLSGLLSRTPDDSPEHARLLEAYGGRLEQAEEREVWDADRRASVVLGGLGLGSLPHGRTLRSLSGGQRGRLALAALLVRRPAALLLDEPTNHLDDEAAAFVEEQLRAMPGPVVLAGHDRAFLDAVCTDLIDLDPAVDGPVRYGGGYSAYLAEKRAERARWERRYAEEQEEIGELRRSAAVTARQVAPDRGPRDSEKMGYGLRAGRVQSQIARRVRNATRRLDEAERHQVAEPPAPLRFRYPERAEPSEPGTLVSLRGVRFPGRLAVDELDVEASDRLLVTGGNGTGKSTLIAVLAGRPVAAGEVIRRPGLTVGVLAQDSVFARPDRTVADTYVRVLGAGRAELVPLLSLGLLRETDLGKEVRQLSAGQRRRLALALLMARPPELLLLDEPTNHLSPALCDELEEALGPGPGAVVVASHDRWLRRRWRGREVRLGD from the coding sequence ATGAGCCGCGCCCTCCTCGCCCACGACCTGGTCCGCGTCCTCGGCACGAAGCGTGTCCTGGACGGGGTGTCGCTCACCGCGTCGCCCGGTGAGCGCATCGGCCTCATCGGTGAGAACGGTGTCGGCAAGTCGACACTCCTGCGGCTGCTCGCCGGGGTGGACGAACCCGACGCCGGAGAGGTCGTCCGCCCCGCAGACGTGGGGTTCCTGCACCAGGAGATGCCGTTCGACGCGGACTCCACCATCGCGGGCGTCCTGGACGACGCGCTGCGCGAGGCGCGGGCCGATCTCGCCGAGCTGGACCGCCTTTCCGGGCTGCTCTCCCGTACGCCGGACGACTCCCCGGAGCACGCGCGGCTCCTGGAGGCGTACGGCGGACGGCTCGAACAGGCCGAGGAGCGGGAGGTCTGGGACGCCGACCGGCGCGCGTCCGTCGTGCTCGGCGGGCTCGGGCTGGGCTCCCTGCCGCACGGGCGGACGCTCCGCTCCCTCTCGGGCGGCCAGCGCGGCCGGCTGGCGCTCGCCGCGCTGCTGGTGCGTCGGCCGGCCGCGCTGCTCCTCGACGAACCGACCAACCATCTGGACGACGAGGCCGCCGCGTTCGTGGAGGAGCAGCTGCGCGCGATGCCCGGGCCCGTGGTGCTCGCCGGCCACGACCGGGCGTTCCTGGACGCCGTCTGCACGGATCTGATCGACCTGGATCCGGCGGTGGACGGGCCGGTACGGTACGGCGGCGGGTACAGCGCGTACCTGGCGGAGAAGCGGGCGGAGCGGGCCCGGTGGGAGCGCCGGTACGCCGAGGAGCAGGAGGAGATCGGGGAGCTGCGCCGATCGGCCGCGGTGACCGCGCGGCAGGTCGCGCCCGACCGAGGGCCGCGCGACAGCGAGAAGATGGGGTACGGGCTGCGGGCGGGCCGGGTGCAGAGCCAGATCGCGCGCCGGGTGCGCAACGCCACCCGCCGGCTGGACGAGGCGGAGCGCCACCAGGTCGCCGAGCCGCCCGCCCCGCTGCGGTTCCGGTATCCGGAGCGGGCCGAGCCGTCCGAGCCGGGCACGCTGGTGTCCCTGCGCGGGGTGCGGTTCCCCGGCCGGCTGGCCGTCGACGAGCTGGACGTGGAGGCGTCCGACCGGCTGCTGGTGACGGGCGGCAACGGTACGGGGAAGTCGACGCTGATCGCGGTGCTCGCGGGTCGGCCGGTGGCGGCCGGTGAGGTGATCAGGCGGCCGGGCCTGACGGTCGGGGTGCTCGCTCAGGACAGCGTGTTCGCCCGGCCGGACCGTACCGTCGCGGACACCTACGTACGGGTGCTGGGCGCCGGGCGCGCGGAACTGGTGCCGCTGCTCTCGCTCGGGCTGCTGCGCGAGACGGACCTGGGCAAGGAGGTGCGGCAGCTGTCGGCGGGCCAGCGGCGCAGGCTCGCGCTCGCGCTGCTGATGGCCCGCCCGCCGGAGCTGCTGCTGTTGGACGAGCCGACGAACCACCTCTCCCCCGCGCTCTGCGACGAGCTGGAGGAGGCGTTGGGCCCGGGGCCGGGCGCGGTCGTGGTCGCCAGCCACGACCGCTGGCTGCGGCGTCGCTGGCGGGGGCGCGAAGTGCGGCTGGGTGATTAG
- a CDS encoding xanthine dehydrogenase family protein molybdopterin-binding subunit, with translation MTTTTGTTTAPGALGSGRARVEGRDKVTGAARYAGEIPFARLAHGWLVLSTIARGRITAVADEPVLAMPGVLTVLHHGNAPRVHTDYVGMLGRPNPVVGLFQHDRVPFVGWPVALVVAETPEQAREAAEALVVGYEEEPHDVAFRTGRDDAYRPEDSPMVEADTDKGDVRARIVDAAFVVDAEYTTPEEHHCSMEPHAATARWDDGRLDVTDSNQGSSWVAGELAQLFSLDPASVRVRSEHIGGAFGSKGLSAHQVAAVMATTALHRPVRVAMTRRQMFSLVGYRSPTAQRVRVAADAEGRLCAFDHEALNLTSGVHEFIETSAVLGRVLYDADAHRTRHRVVRLDVPTPTWMRAPGEAPGSFAIESALDELAEKCGVDPIALRARNEPATGPVSGLPFSSRNLLACFEEGARRFGWADRDPRPGLRREGRWLIGTGTAAASYPSGAGRSTAAVTAEADGTFTVRVNAADIGTGARTAMTLVAAEALQADPDLVQVRIGDSDLGHAMIAGGSTGTRSWGWAVRLAAADLRERLALGGGIPAEGITARADTADAIAALPQRERHSFGAQFAEVAVDVATGEVRARRLLGIFAAGTIVNPLTARSQLIGGMTWGLSMALHEEAVRDAATGGHVNADLAGYHVASHADAPLIEAGWVDDPVPGDPVGIKGIGEIGIVGVAAAIANAVWHATGVRHRALPIRPDRVLRAAADRP, from the coding sequence ATGACCACGACGACCGGCACCACCACCGCCCCCGGGGCCCTGGGCTCGGGCCGCGCCCGGGTGGAGGGCCGCGACAAGGTCACCGGCGCCGCCCGCTACGCCGGCGAGATCCCCTTCGCCCGGCTCGCCCACGGCTGGCTCGTCCTCTCCACGATCGCCCGGGGCCGGATCACCGCCGTGGCGGACGAACCCGTCCTCGCCATGCCGGGCGTGCTCACCGTGCTCCACCACGGCAACGCCCCGCGCGTCCACACCGACTACGTGGGCATGCTCGGCCGGCCCAACCCGGTCGTCGGGCTCTTCCAGCACGACCGGGTGCCGTTCGTGGGCTGGCCGGTGGCCCTCGTGGTGGCGGAGACCCCCGAACAGGCCAGGGAAGCCGCCGAGGCACTGGTCGTCGGCTACGAGGAGGAACCGCACGACGTGGCCTTCCGCACCGGCCGCGACGACGCCTACCGGCCCGAGGACTCCCCGATGGTGGAGGCCGACACGGACAAGGGAGACGTCCGGGCGCGGATCGTGGACGCCGCCTTCGTCGTGGACGCCGAGTACACGACGCCGGAGGAACACCACTGCTCGATGGAGCCGCACGCCGCGACCGCCCGCTGGGACGACGGCCGGCTCGACGTCACCGACTCCAACCAGGGCAGCTCCTGGGTGGCCGGAGAACTCGCCCAGCTCTTCTCCCTGGACCCCGCCTCGGTGCGGGTGCGCTCCGAACACATCGGCGGCGCCTTCGGGTCGAAGGGGCTGAGTGCCCATCAGGTCGCCGCCGTCATGGCGACGACTGCTCTGCACCGCCCCGTGCGCGTCGCCATGACCCGCCGTCAGATGTTCTCCCTCGTCGGCTACCGCAGCCCCACCGCCCAGCGCGTCAGGGTCGCGGCGGACGCCGAAGGCCGGCTCTGCGCCTTCGACCACGAGGCGCTGAACCTCACGTCCGGTGTGCACGAGTTCATCGAGACGAGCGCCGTGCTCGGCCGCGTCCTCTACGACGCCGACGCGCACCGCACCCGGCACCGGGTCGTACGGCTCGACGTGCCCACGCCCACCTGGATGCGGGCCCCCGGCGAGGCACCCGGCTCCTTCGCCATCGAGTCGGCCCTCGACGAACTCGCCGAGAAGTGCGGCGTGGACCCCATCGCGCTGCGAGCGCGCAACGAACCCGCCACAGGCCCGGTCTCGGGCCTGCCGTTCAGCAGCCGCAATCTGCTCGCCTGCTTCGAGGAGGGCGCCCGCCGCTTCGGCTGGGCGGACCGCGATCCGCGCCCCGGCCTGCGCCGCGAAGGCCGCTGGCTCATCGGGACGGGGACGGCCGCCGCCTCCTACCCTTCGGGCGCCGGCCGCTCCACCGCCGCCGTCACCGCCGAGGCCGACGGCACCTTCACCGTACGGGTGAACGCGGCGGACATCGGCACCGGAGCCCGGACCGCGATGACGCTCGTCGCCGCGGAAGCGCTCCAGGCGGACCCGGACCTCGTCCAGGTGCGCATCGGCGACAGCGACCTGGGCCACGCGATGATCGCGGGCGGCTCCACCGGCACCCGCTCCTGGGGCTGGGCGGTGCGCCTCGCGGCGGCCGACCTCCGCGAACGGCTGGCGCTGGGCGGCGGCATCCCCGCCGAGGGGATCACCGCCCGCGCGGACACCGCCGACGCCATCGCCGCCCTGCCGCAGCGGGAACGGCACTCGTTCGGCGCCCAGTTCGCCGAGGTCGCCGTCGACGTCGCCACCGGCGAGGTACGCGCCCGCCGCCTGCTGGGCATCTTCGCGGCGGGCACCATCGTCAACCCCCTGACCGCGCGCAGCCAGCTCATCGGCGGCATGACCTGGGGCCTCTCCATGGCGCTCCACGAGGAAGCGGTCCGCGACGCGGCGACCGGCGGGCACGTCAACGCCGACCTCGCCGGATACCACGTCGCCTCCCACGCCGATGCGCCGCTCATCGAGGCGGGCTGGGTGGACGACCCGGTGCCCGGCGACCCCGTCGGCATCAAGGGCATCGGTGAGATCGGCATCGTGGGCGTCGCCGCCGCGATCGCCAACGCGGTGTGGCACGCGACGGGCGTACGCCACCGCGCACTGCCGATCCGCCCGGACCGTGTCCTGCGAGCGGCGGCGGACCGCCCCTAA
- a CDS encoding FAD binding domain-containing protein, translated as MREFGYERAHDVAGAVALLGADPGARLLGGGTNLVDLMKAGVERPSLLVDVRELPLDEVGFSPEGGLRIGATVTNSDLAAHPDVRRHYPALAQALLAGASGQLRNMATVGGNLLQRTRCGYFADLAKPCNKRAPGTGCPALAGDHRNHAVLGASEHCVATHPSDMAVALAAFDAVVSYETADGPGELPIEEFYLPVGDTPHIETALPAGAVITGVTLPPAPAAAHSRYRKVRERASYAFAIGSVAAALDVRDGVVRDVRLAFGAVASRPWRARTAERALAGGPADPAAFASAADAELAAARPLPQNGYKVTLMRNLVVAELTRLAEEAAR; from the coding sequence ATGAGGGAGTTCGGGTACGAACGGGCCCATGACGTCGCCGGAGCGGTGGCCCTCCTCGGCGCCGACCCCGGCGCCCGGCTCCTCGGCGGCGGCACCAATCTGGTCGACCTGATGAAGGCGGGCGTGGAGCGCCCCAGCCTCCTCGTCGACGTGAGGGAACTGCCCCTGGACGAGGTCGGGTTCAGCCCCGAGGGCGGCCTGCGCATCGGCGCCACCGTCACCAACAGCGACCTGGCCGCCCACCCCGACGTACGCCGCCACTACCCGGCCCTCGCCCAGGCGCTGCTCGCCGGGGCGTCCGGGCAGCTGCGCAACATGGCCACCGTCGGCGGCAACCTCCTCCAGCGCACCCGCTGCGGCTACTTCGCCGACCTCGCCAAACCCTGCAACAAGCGTGCCCCGGGCACCGGTTGCCCCGCCCTCGCGGGCGACCACCGCAACCACGCCGTCCTCGGCGCGTCGGAACACTGCGTCGCCACGCACCCCTCCGACATGGCGGTCGCCCTCGCGGCGTTCGACGCGGTCGTCTCGTACGAAACGGCCGACGGGCCGGGCGAGTTGCCGATCGAGGAGTTCTACCTGCCCGTGGGCGACACCCCGCACATCGAGACCGCGCTGCCCGCCGGTGCCGTGATCACCGGCGTCACCCTGCCGCCCGCCCCGGCCGCCGCGCACTCCCGCTACCGCAAGGTGCGCGAGCGTGCCTCGTACGCCTTCGCGATCGGCTCGGTCGCCGCCGCCCTCGACGTACGCGACGGAGTCGTGCGCGACGTCCGCCTCGCCTTCGGGGCCGTCGCCTCCCGGCCGTGGCGCGCCCGTACCGCCGAACGGGCCCTGGCCGGCGGCCCGGCCGACCCGGCCGCGTTCGCCTCGGCGGCCGACGCCGAACTGGCCGCCGCCCGGCCCCTGCCCCAGAACGGCTACAAGGTGACGCTGATGCGCAACCTCGTCGTCGCCGAGCTGACCCGACTCGCCGAGGAGGCCGCCCGATGA
- a CDS encoding (2Fe-2S)-binding protein: MAPSTSSAVTLRVNGEKYTLTVDHRTTLLDALRERLDLTGTKKGCDQGQCGACTVLLDGRRAVACLQLAVAAEGREVTTIEGVADGDRLHPVQQAFLDLDGYQCGYCTPGQICSALAVIEEHAAGWPSAATEDVRPEAGAPALTPDEIRERMSGNLCRCGAYTQIVQAVARAADQAKETVA, from the coding sequence ATGGCCCCATCGACGTCCAGCGCCGTCACCCTGCGCGTCAACGGCGAAAAATACACGCTGACCGTCGACCACCGCACCACCCTGCTCGACGCACTACGCGAACGCCTCGACCTGACCGGTACCAAGAAGGGCTGCGACCAGGGCCAGTGCGGCGCCTGTACGGTGCTGCTCGACGGCCGCAGGGCCGTGGCCTGCCTCCAGCTCGCGGTGGCGGCCGAGGGGCGCGAGGTCACCACCATCGAGGGCGTCGCGGACGGCGACCGCCTGCACCCCGTGCAGCAGGCATTCCTCGACCTCGACGGATACCAGTGCGGCTACTGCACCCCGGGCCAGATCTGCTCCGCCCTCGCGGTCATCGAGGAGCACGCCGCCGGCTGGCCCAGCGCCGCCACCGAGGACGTACGGCCCGAGGCCGGGGCGCCCGCGCTCACCCCCGACGAGATCCGTGAGCGCATGAGCGGCAACCTCTGCCGCTGCGGGGCGTACACCCAGATCGTGCAGGCGGTCGCCCGCGCCGCCGACCAGGCCAAGGAGACGGTCGCATGA
- a CDS encoding TetR/AcrR family transcriptional regulator: MRDARSTPTRPDAQRNRERILAVALTELTRAADTPVSVIARKAGVGQGTFYRNFPHREALVLEVYRYEMRQVADAAAQLLADRPADRALREWLDRLARYAMAKAGLADALRAATSGHGSLAQVGHGPVTEAVTLLLAANEAAGTIRAGVTPDDFLIAIAGLWQLDPHSDWRPRAARLFDLVTDGLRAGAPGVEHLPRHPDQRPFG, encoded by the coding sequence GTGCGGGACGCGAGGAGCACGCCCACGCGGCCGGACGCGCAGCGCAACCGCGAACGCATCCTGGCCGTCGCGCTCACCGAGCTGACCCGGGCCGCGGACACCCCGGTGAGCGTGATCGCGCGGAAGGCCGGCGTGGGCCAGGGCACGTTCTACCGCAACTTCCCGCACCGCGAGGCCCTCGTCCTCGAGGTGTACCGGTACGAGATGCGGCAGGTCGCCGACGCGGCGGCCCAGCTCCTCGCCGACCGCCCGGCCGACCGCGCCCTGCGCGAGTGGCTGGACCGTCTCGCCCGGTACGCCATGGCGAAGGCGGGCCTGGCGGACGCCCTGCGCGCCGCGACCAGCGGGCACGGCAGCCTGGCACAGGTCGGCCACGGTCCGGTGACCGAGGCCGTCACGCTCCTGCTGGCGGCGAACGAGGCGGCGGGCACGATACGTGCCGGGGTGACCCCGGACGACTTCCTCATCGCCATAGCGGGCCTGTGGCAACTGGACCCGCACAGCGACTGGCGGCCCCGCGCCGCCCGCCTCTTCGACCTGGTCACGGACGGGCTGCGGGCGGGCGCGCCCGGGGTCGAACACCTGCCCCGTCACCCGGATCAACGACCCTTCGGCTAG
- a CDS encoding flavodoxin family protein — translation MPTLLIVHHTPSPNCQALFEAVVSGATTDEIEGVRVVRRAALAATASDVLEADGLLLGTPANLGYMSGALKHFFDQIYYPCLDTTQGRPFGYYVHGGNDVTGAVRGIETITTGLGWRRAAEAVKVTGEPGRADTEACWELGAALAAGLTE, via the coding sequence GTGCCCACTCTCCTGATCGTGCACCACACACCGTCCCCGAACTGCCAGGCCCTCTTCGAGGCCGTCGTCTCCGGCGCGACGACGGACGAGATCGAGGGCGTACGCGTCGTACGGCGCGCCGCGCTCGCCGCGACGGCCTCCGACGTGCTCGAGGCGGACGGCCTGCTCCTCGGCACCCCGGCGAACCTCGGCTACATGTCCGGAGCGCTCAAGCACTTCTTCGACCAGATCTACTACCCGTGCCTCGATACGACCCAGGGCCGCCCCTTCGGCTACTACGTGCACGGCGGCAATGACGTCACGGGCGCCGTGCGCGGCATCGAGACGATCACCACCGGCCTCGGCTGGCGCCGGGCGGCGGAGGCCGTGAAGGTGACGGGGGAACCGGGCAGGGCGGACACCGAGGCGTGCTGGGAGCTGGGGGCCGCGCTGGCGGCGGGCCTCACCGAGTAA
- a CDS encoding VOC family protein: MDITIHTSFLPHDDPEESLAFYRDTLGFEVRNDVGQGKMRWITVGPKDQPSTSILLAPPAADPGVTDDERRTITEMMAKGTYGWILLATRDLDATFEKVQAGDAEVVQEPTEQPYGIRDCAFRDPAGNLVRIQELR; encoded by the coding sequence ATGGACATCACCATTCACACCAGCTTCCTCCCGCACGACGACCCGGAAGAGTCCCTCGCGTTCTACCGCGACACGCTCGGCTTCGAGGTCCGCAACGACGTCGGCCAGGGCAAGATGCGCTGGATCACCGTCGGCCCGAAGGACCAGCCGAGCACGTCGATCCTGCTGGCGCCGCCGGCCGCGGACCCGGGGGTCACGGACGACGAGCGCCGCACCATCACGGAGATGATGGCCAAGGGCACGTACGGCTGGATCCTGCTCGCCACCCGCGACCTGGACGCCACCTTCGAGAAGGTGCAGGCCGGTGACGCGGAGGTGGTCCAGGAGCCGACCGAGCAGCCGTACGGCATCCGCGACTGCGCGTTCCGCGACCCGGCGGGCAACCTGGTCCGCATCCAGGAACTGCGCTAG
- a CDS encoding NAD-dependent epimerase/dehydratase family protein → MRVLVTGGAGFIGSEIVRGLTSAGHEAVVLDALLPSAHGPAAQRPAGGDDGRLIVGDVRDRATVDRALYGVDAVCHQAAMVGLGKDFADAPEYVGCNDLGTAVLLAAMAGAGVRSLVLAGSMVVYGEGRYACRRHGTVRPGPRDPADLAAGRFEPRCPDCGEALVPGLVGEDAPADPRNVYAATKLAQEHLAASWARATGGSAVALRYHNVYGPGMPRDTPYAGVASFFRSALARGEAPRVFEDGGQRRDFIHVRDVAAANTVALEAVGARVPGSFAAYNTGSGEPHTIGEMAGALAAAHGGPAPVVTGEFRLGDVRHVTADSRRLREELGWRPRVGFAEGMADFAAAPLREAGAGLTV, encoded by the coding sequence ATGCGTGTACTTGTCACCGGCGGTGCCGGGTTCATCGGTTCGGAGATCGTCCGCGGTCTCACCTCGGCCGGGCACGAGGCGGTGGTGCTCGACGCGCTGCTCCCCTCGGCGCACGGCCCTGCCGCGCAGCGCCCGGCCGGGGGTGACGACGGGCGGCTGATCGTCGGGGACGTACGGGACCGCGCGACCGTGGACCGTGCGCTGTACGGCGTCGACGCGGTGTGCCACCAGGCGGCGATGGTCGGCCTGGGCAAGGACTTCGCGGACGCCCCGGAGTACGTGGGGTGCAACGACCTGGGCACCGCCGTCCTGCTCGCCGCGATGGCCGGGGCCGGGGTGCGGAGCCTGGTGCTGGCCGGGTCGATGGTCGTGTACGGCGAGGGCCGTTACGCGTGTCGGCGCCACGGGACCGTCCGCCCCGGCCCCCGGGACCCGGCCGACCTGGCGGCGGGCCGCTTCGAGCCGCGCTGCCCGGACTGCGGGGAAGCGCTGGTCCCCGGGCTCGTCGGCGAGGACGCTCCGGCCGACCCTCGCAACGTGTACGCGGCGACCAAGCTGGCGCAGGAGCACCTTGCCGCGTCCTGGGCCCGGGCGACGGGCGGGAGCGCGGTCGCGCTGCGCTACCACAATGTGTACGGGCCCGGCATGCCCCGTGACACGCCGTACGCGGGTGTCGCGTCGTTCTTCCGGTCGGCGCTGGCCCGGGGCGAGGCGCCGCGTGTGTTCGAGGACGGCGGCCAGCGGCGCGACTTCATCCATGTCCGGGATGTGGCCGCCGCGAACACGGTGGCGCTGGAGGCCGTGGGCGCCCGCGTGCCCGGGAGCTTCGCGGCGTACAACACCGGCAGCGGAGAGCCGCACACCATCGGCGAGATGGCGGGGGCGCTGGCGGCGGCCCACGGGGGCCCGGCGCCGGTGGTGACCGGCGAGTTCCGGCTCGGGGACGTACGCCATGTGACGGCCGACTCCCGGCGGCTGCGGGAGGAGCTGGGCTGGCGGCCGAGGGTGGGCTTCGCCGAGGGCATGGCCGACTTCGCGGCGGCGCCGCTGCGGGAGGCCGGGGCGGGGCTGACCGTCTGA